CAGCCCGCGCGAGCACCTGGTCGGCCAGCGTGGACAGCCCGCCGACGCCGGAGACGATCACGGCGACCCGGTACGGGTCGACGTCCCGGCCCACCTCGATACCGGCGTCGGCCAGCGCGTCCCCGGCCGCCCGCAGGGCCATCACGATCGAGCGGTCCGCCACCCGGGACTCGGGGCCGGGCAGCACGCTCGCCGGGTCGATGGCCGGGCTGAACGCCGCGACGTCGACGACGCCGTGCACGGGGTGCCCCTCGGCGGGTCGGGTCAGGCCGGACCGGCCCTCGCAGACCGCGTCGAACACCTCGGCGGCCCGGGAGCCGACGGGGCTCACCAGCCCGATCCCGGTCACCGTCACGCCGGCGGGCACGGGTGTCCCTCCCGTCCGGTCCCGTCGACCCGCCGCACCGGCGAGCCACGCCGGTGACCCACCGGGCGGACGACGCGGGAGGACGTGGCGGGCATGCTCAGTGCGCCGAGGCGGGCTGGATCCGCAGTGACACCGTGCGGCAGAACTCGCCGACGGTCATCATGGACAGCGCCTCCGCCTCGTCGTCGTCGAAGGTCACCCCGAACCGGTCCTCCACCCGCACCGCCAACTCGGCGAGGCCGAGCGAGTCCACGTCGAGACCGGCCGGACCGAACACGGTGTCGTCGTCGGCGTCGGAGATGTCGTACTTCATCTCGGTCAGCGCGGCGAAGAGGAACGCGCGGATCTCATCGGTCATGTCCGTTGTTTCCTTTCCGGAGATCGGCGTCGGCGGACCCGGCGGCCGGTGGGGACGCGGAAGGCGTGGCGGTGGCCGGGGACGCGGCCGGGAACCAGGGGCGACGTCGGTGTGAACCGTCGCCGGCTGGCCACCGGAGCAGCCGCTCCGTCGGAATTGACCTTACTCAATCAAGACGGTTCCGCAAGGTCCACCCGGACGGTGCGGACCGACCGATCGGTGTGCGGGGCGACCACGTGCACGGGCAGCCGGTCGTGGCCCCGCAGCATGAGTTCACGCCGCTCGCCGGGGGCCTCGGCGAGCGTCAGCCCGGGGAACCGGTCCAGCAGCCGGGGCAGGACGAGCCGGCCCTCCGCCCGGCCGAGCGCGGCACCGAGGCAGTAGTGCGGCCCGCCGCTGAACGCCAGGTGCCGGTTGTCCCGGCGGGACGGGTCGAAGGAGTCCGGCGCGGTGAACCGGCGCGGATCGCGGTTGGCCGCCCCGGTCAGTACCAGCACCGACCGTCCCTTGGCGACGGTCACCCCGGCGATCTCGGTGTCCTCGGCGGCGTAGCGGACCGCGAAGTGCACCGGTGGCTCGTACCGCAGGATCTCCTCCACGTAGGCCGGTGCCAGCGACGGGTCGGCGCGCAGCGCGGCGAGGGCGGCGGGCCGCGCGGTGAGCAGGGCCAGCCCGTTGCCGAACAGGTTCGCCGTGGTCCGGAACCCGGCGTTGTACATGACGATGAGGTTGGCCGACAGCTCGGCCTCGGTCAGCTGGTCGGGCTGCTCGTCGCGGATCCGGACGAGGGCCGAGACGAGGTCGTCGCGGGGTTCCGCCCGCCGGGCGGCCACCAGGGCGGCGAAGTAGCCGGTCAGCTCCTCGGCGGCGGCGTTGGCGGCCCGGATCTCCCGGAACGAGCGCGGCCCGATCTCCAGCACGGCGTCGAACGCCCGGACCCGGGACGGGAACCAGTCCCGGTCGCGCTGCGGCACTCCGAGCAGCTCGCCGACGACGGCGCTGGGCAGCGGCAGGGCGAACGCGGCCATGAAGTCGACCGGCCGACCGTCGGCACCCGCCTCGGCGAGCCCGTCGAGCAGCCCGTCGGCGATCCGCAGGATGGCCGGTTCCAGCGCGGCGACCCGGCGGGCGGTCAGCGCCTGGCCGAAGAGCTGGCGCAGCCGGGCGTGCTCGTCGGGCGGGGCGTTGAACATGCTGGCCTGGAGGGTGCGGATCACCGGGTGGTCGCGCCAGCGCAGGCCGGACCGGTCCAGGTGGTCGGCGTCGAGCACCCGGAAGACCGGATCCCGCAGGACCCGGTGGGCGGCGTCGTAGCCGTGCACCACCGCCGCGTACGGGGCCGTCGGGGGAAGCGCGGCCGCCTCCCCCAGCTCGTGCAGCCGGGCGTAGTACGGGTACGGATCGCGTCGTACCTCGTCGCCGAGCAGCTCGTCGAGGGAGACGGAGAAACCCATGGCGCTCCTCGGACGACGTGCACGGGCGGAGGATGCGCAGACCATAGACGCATCGGCGGCGACGTGTCCACGACCGGGCCGGCCGACGGCACCGGGCGCACCGGGCCGGTCGTCGGCCGCCGTGACGAACCGGCAGGTCAGCCGCCCCGCCGGGTGGCACGGTGGAATCCGGTGTGACAGTTACGGCGGAGGCGGACAGGTAGGGGGTGTGACAGCGATCGAGAGGCAGACATGAGCAGTGGTGACGACGGTGCCCGGGAGCAGCGGTTCCGTCGCGTGCACGCCGCGACGTACCCCGACCTGCTGCGGTTCGTCCAGCGGCGGGTTCCGCCCAGCGAGGCCGAGGACGTCGTGTCGACGGTCTTCCTCACCGCCTGGCGTCGACTCGACGACATGCCCGAGGACGCCCGGCCCTGGTTGTTCGCGGTGGCCCGCCGGACGATGGCGAACCAGACGCGCAGCTGGCTGCGGCGGCAGGCGCTGGACGTACGGCTGGTGACCCAGGACGAGCCCGCGTACGGCGACGGCACCGTCGACGCCGCTGCCCGGATCGACCTCGATCGGGCCTGGCGGAGTCTGCGGCCCGACGACCGGGAGGTGCTGGCGCTGGTGGCGTTCGACGGACTGACCGCCGGACAGGCAGCCACCGTGCTGGGGTGTCGCCGCTCGACGTTCGCCATGCGGCTGAGCCGGGCCCGGGAACGCCTCCGCGCCGCGCTCGAACCCGCCGCCGTCCGCCCGCACGCCCTCACCGTTCTCAAGGAGCAGCAGTCATGAAGGATCTGGAACAGCTCGCCGTGCTCGACCCGGCCGGTGGACACGAGCCGACTCCGGCCGAGTGGGCGCGGGCGAACGCGCTCGTCGACCGGATCGTCGAGGGCGGGACGACCGCCCACACCACGCCGGCCCGCCGGCCGACGACCCGGCGGTGGGCGGTCGGCCTGGTCGCCGCCGGGGCGGCTGCGGTGGTCGGGGCGGTCACGCTCCCGTCGCTGCTGCCGGGATCCATGGACCGGGCCCTCGCCTCCTGGACCCCGGTGCCCGGTTCGCTCACCGGCGAGCAGGTCATGCCGCAGGCCCGTCGGTGCGCCGAGAGCGGGGTGGGCAGCGACCCGTCGGCGCCGGTCAGCCCGTCCGACGTGCTCCTGGCCGAACAGCGCGGGGTGGCCACCCTGCTGATTCAGCGGCGTGGCGCGGGTGTGATCGAGTGCATGAGCGTGGACGGGGATCGGCCCGCCGCGATGGCGTTGACGGACGGTCCCCTGCCGCCGCCCGCCGCCGGCACCGTCAACGTGGAGACGCGCAGTTCGGTCGGTGACGGTGATGACCAGTACTCGAACGTCGTCGGCCTGGTCGGTCCGTCGGTGACCGGCGTCGACCTGGTCCTCGCCGACGGCAGGACCGTCCGGACCAGCACCAGGGGTGGCTGGTGGGCCGCGTGGTGGCCGGGCCCGGAGGGTGGCGAGATCGGCAGCATCACCGTGCTGGTGCACCACACCGCCGGCACGTCCACCCACCGGATCGAGGATCTGTGACCGGCCGGCCCCGGCCGGTCAGGAATCGAGAAGCCAACGCTGTCACCTGGTCATAGCCTGTATCCGGTGGCCGGCAGGACGCCGCGCCTCGTCCACCCAGTGAGGGAGCACGCGTGTCCACGAAGAGTTCGACCACCGCGTCCGGCGGCGACACCGCCGAGTCGACCACCGGAACCGACGGGTTCAGCGCCGAGGAGCGCGCCGCGATGCGGGAACGCGCCGCCGAGTTGCGCGCCGAGGGGAAGAAGGGAGCCAAGAAGGCCGACGGGATGCAGGCGGTGCTGGACCGGATCGCCCAGATGGCCCCGGCGGACCGGGTGCTCGCCGAACGGGTGCACCTGACGGTCACCGCGGCCGCCCCGCAGCTGTCCCCGAAGACCTGGTACGGGATGCCGGCGTACGCGAACGAGGACGGCAAGGTCGTCGTCTTCTTCCAGGACGCCGGCAAGTTCAACTACCGGTACTCGACCCTGGGTTTCCAGGAGGCGGCCCACCTCGACGACGGCGACCTGTGGCCGGTGTCGTACGCGCTGCGCGCCTGGAGCCCGGCGGTGGAGAAGCGGGTCCGCGAGCTGGTGACGGCAGCGGTCTCCTGACCGGCGGGCGCCCGGGCGGCGGGCGCCCGCCCCGGGGCGGCGGGGCGGGCGCCCGGGGTGTCAGCGCCGTGTCGACGGGTATCCGGCGGCAATGACGCCGACCAGCAGAGCCCTGATCGCCGGCGCGGCCGGTGCGTCCGCCCTCAACGCCGTCACCTACCTCGACATGGCGATCCGGGCCCGACCGGCCAGCAGCGCCGCCGAGGACAGCGCCGGCCGGCTGGCCGAACTGGCCCACGTCGACCTCGGCGACCAGCGGACCGCCACCAACCGGCGGTCCGGGCTCGGGCCGCTGCTCGGCTACGCCACCTCGGTGGCCGCCGCGGCCGGTTATGCGGCGGCGGGTGGCCGCCAGCTGCCGCTGGGCGTGTCCGTCCTGGCGCTGACCGGCCTGGCGATGATCGGATCCAACGGCCCGCTGACCGTCCTGCGGGTCACCGATCCACGGACCTGGTCGGCCACCGACTGGATCACCGATCTGGTCCCGCACCTGGCGTACGGTGCGGTCACCGCCGTCACCCTGCGCGCCCTGCGCTGATCTCACCGTAGGTAGCGACCATCGGCGTGTTTTGCTCCGGGTTGCCCGGGTAGGGGAAGAACACCCGTTCCCCGCTCCACGAAGAGGTGCCACCCAGATGGAATCCCGCAAGCCGACCGAGGTCGTCAAGGACGTGGTGGACGCCGCAGCCGAGAAGGTCTCCCACCTGATGGCCCCCGAGGTGCCCGGCGCACCGGGCAGCGCGCCGCCCACCGTCGACGAGCCCACCACCCCGCACGACCCGCTGCCGCCCAAGCGGGAGCAGGGCGCACCCGAGACGCGCACCCCGACCGGTGCGGTCACCGGGGCGCCGGCCGTCGCCAACGGCCAGCAGGGCGCGTTCCTGACCACCTCGCAGGGGGCCAGGCTGCGCGACACCGACCACTCGCTGAAGGCCGGGGCGCGCGGCCCGACGCTGCTCCAGGACCACCACTTCCGCGAGAAGATCACCCACTTCGACCACGAGCGCATCCCCGAGCGGGTGGTGCACGCCCGGGGCGCGGGCGCGCACGGTGTCTTCACCGGGTACGGCGCGCAGGAGGTCACCCGGGCCGGTTTCCTGCGCAAGGGGAAGGAGACGCCGGTGTTCGTCCGGTTCTCCACCGTGCTGGGCTCCCGGGGTTCGGCCGACACGGTGCGGGACACCCGGGGCTTCGCCACCAAGTTCTACACCGATGAGGGCACCTTCGACCTGGTCGGCAACAACATGCCGGTCTTCTTCATCCAGGACGCGATCAAGTTCCCGGACATCATCCACGCCGGCAAGCCGCATCCGGACCGGGAGATCCCGCAGGCGCAGAGCGCCCACGACACCTTCTGGGACTTCGTCTCGCTGCACACCGAGGCGCAGCACCACACGATGTGGAACATGTCCGACCGGGGCATCCCGCGCTCGTACCGGACCATGGAGGGTTTCGGGGTGCACACCTTCCGGCTGGTGAACGAGGCCGGGGCGACGGTGCTGGCCAAGTTCCACTGGAAGCCGAAGCTGGGCGTGCACTCGCTGGAGTGGGAGGAGGCGCAGCTGCTCGCCGGCATGGACCCCGACTTCCACCGGCGTGACCTCTACGACGCCATCGAGGCCGGCGCGTACCCGGAGTGGGAGCTCGGCCTCCAGGTCTTCCCGGACACCCCGGAGGAGACCTTCGCCGGCATCGATCTGCTCGACCCCACCAAGATCGTCCCGGAGGAGCTGGCCCCGGTGCAGCCGGTCGGGAAGCTGGTGCTCAACCGGACGCCGACGAACTTCTTCGCCGAGACCGAGCAGGTCGCCTTCCACCTCGGTCACCTGGTACCGGGCATCGACGTCACCAACGACCCGCTGCTGCAGGGCCGGCTCTTCTCGTACGTCGACACCCAGCTCACCCGGCTGGGCGGGCCGAACTTCGCGCAGATCCCGATCAACCGGCCGCACGCGCCGGTCAACGACATGCTCCGCGACGGGTTCCACCAGCACGCGGTGCACGCCGGGGTCGCGCCCTACCGGCCGAACTCGCTCGACGGGGGCAACCCGTTCCCGGCCGGGGACGCCGAGAACGCGTTCCTCGACGTGCCGGTGACCGTGGCCGAGGCCCCGAAGGTCCGGGCCAACCCGGCCTCCTTCGACGACCACTTCAGCCAGGCCCGGCTGTTCTGGCTGAGCATGTCGCCGGTGGAGCGGGAACACATCGTCCGGGCCTACACCTTCGAGCTGGGCAAGTGCTACCACCAGGCGATCCGGGAACGGCAGCTGCAGTGCCTGGCCAACATCGACCCGGTGCTCTGCGCCGAGGTGGCCACCGGTCTGGGGCTGCCGACGCCGGAGCCGACCGTGCCGCTGGCCGACGTCACGCCCAGCCCGGCGTTGTCCCAGGTCGGCCGCAC
Above is a window of Micromonospora rifamycinica DNA encoding:
- a CDS encoding acyl carrier protein, whose amino-acid sequence is MTDEIRAFLFAALTEMKYDISDADDDTVFGPAGLDVDSLGLAELAVRVEDRFGVTFDDDEAEALSMMTVGEFCRTVSLRIQPASAH
- a CDS encoding RNA polymerase sigma factor, with the protein product MSSGDDGAREQRFRRVHAATYPDLLRFVQRRVPPSEAEDVVSTVFLTAWRRLDDMPEDARPWLFAVARRTMANQTRSWLRRQALDVRLVTQDEPAYGDGTVDAAARIDLDRAWRSLRPDDREVLALVAFDGLTAGQAATVLGCRRSTFAMRLSRARERLRAALEPAAVRPHALTVLKEQQS
- a CDS encoding catalase; translation: MESRKPTEVVKDVVDAAAEKVSHLMAPEVPGAPGSAPPTVDEPTTPHDPLPPKREQGAPETRTPTGAVTGAPAVANGQQGAFLTTSQGARLRDTDHSLKAGARGPTLLQDHHFREKITHFDHERIPERVVHARGAGAHGVFTGYGAQEVTRAGFLRKGKETPVFVRFSTVLGSRGSADTVRDTRGFATKFYTDEGTFDLVGNNMPVFFIQDAIKFPDIIHAGKPHPDREIPQAQSAHDTFWDFVSLHTEAQHHTMWNMSDRGIPRSYRTMEGFGVHTFRLVNEAGATVLAKFHWKPKLGVHSLEWEEAQLLAGMDPDFHRRDLYDAIEAGAYPEWELGLQVFPDTPEETFAGIDLLDPTKIVPEELAPVQPVGKLVLNRTPTNFFAETEQVAFHLGHLVPGIDVTNDPLLQGRLFSYVDTQLTRLGGPNFAQIPINRPHAPVNDMLRDGFHQHAVHAGVAPYRPNSLDGGNPFPAGDAENAFLDVPVTVAEAPKVRANPASFDDHFSQARLFWLSMSPVEREHIVRAYTFELGKCYHQAIRERQLQCLANIDPVLCAEVATGLGLPTPEPTVPLADVTPSPALSQVGRTWPADGRTVGIVVDAGADADGVSRVCREVSAAGMVPLVIAAHGGTVDGLTVQRTFATGRSVELDLLLLAGAPAPAPDARPARDAKAGAADATVVDPRVLLLVQECWRHAKVIGAWGDGVRVLELAGVVGAAGVVAGDSPADVLADAQALLAAHRVWERFPASVA
- a CDS encoding iron chaperone, whose protein sequence is MRERAAELRAEGKKGAKKADGMQAVLDRIAQMAPADRVLAERVHLTVTAAAPQLSPKTWYGMPAYANEDGKVVVFFQDAGKFNYRYSTLGFQEAAHLDDGDLWPVSYALRAWSPAVEKRVRELVTAAVS
- a CDS encoding cytochrome P450; its protein translation is MGFSVSLDELLGDEVRRDPYPYYARLHELGEAAALPPTAPYAAVVHGYDAAHRVLRDPVFRVLDADHLDRSGLRWRDHPVIRTLQASMFNAPPDEHARLRQLFGQALTARRVAALEPAILRIADGLLDGLAEAGADGRPVDFMAAFALPLPSAVVGELLGVPQRDRDWFPSRVRAFDAVLEIGPRSFREIRAANAAAEELTGYFAALVAARRAEPRDDLVSALVRIRDEQPDQLTEAELSANLIVMYNAGFRTTANLFGNGLALLTARPAALAALRADPSLAPAYVEEILRYEPPVHFAVRYAAEDTEIAGVTVAKGRSVLVLTGAANRDPRRFTAPDSFDPSRRDNRHLAFSGGPHYCLGAALGRAEGRLVLPRLLDRFPGLTLAEAPGERRELMLRGHDRLPVHVVAPHTDRSVRTVRVDLAEPS